The following proteins are co-located in the Fluviicola sp. genome:
- a CDS encoding SDR family NAD(P)-dependent oxidoreductase, protein MKTNGNTILITGGSAGIGFELAKQFSKLGNKVVITGRNEERLKQAASQLENVVAIQGDVTNAESTDQLVAQIKEQHPELNMVINNAGYADVYQLDTNANAAAKAGQEMETNYLSIVGLTEKLLPTLLKNENAAVVNVTSIVAYYPQKMLPTYTASKAALRAYTDVLRDTFEEKLNVFELIPPLVNTDFSKEIGGENGIPPKEVADELLLALEKNQWRVPVGMSKDFVQISN, encoded by the coding sequence ATGAAAACAAATGGAAATACCATCCTGATTACAGGTGGTTCAGCAGGGATCGGCTTCGAATTGGCAAAACAATTTTCAAAATTGGGAAACAAAGTAGTGATTACAGGTCGTAACGAAGAAAGATTGAAACAGGCAGCAAGCCAACTGGAAAATGTGGTTGCGATCCAGGGCGACGTAACAAACGCGGAAAGCACGGATCAGCTTGTTGCTCAAATCAAAGAGCAGCATCCGGAACTCAACATGGTGATTAACAACGCCGGTTACGCAGACGTTTACCAACTGGACACAAACGCTAATGCGGCGGCAAAAGCGGGTCAGGAAATGGAAACAAACTACTTGTCCATTGTCGGGTTAACGGAAAAATTACTTCCGACCCTTTTAAAGAACGAAAATGCAGCAGTGGTGAACGTAACTTCCATAGTTGCTTATTATCCGCAGAAAATGCTGCCTACTTACACGGCAAGTAAAGCTGCGTTAAGAGCATACACCGATGTTTTGCGCGACACTTTTGAAGAAAAACTGAACGTTTTTGAATTGATTCCGCCTTTGGTAAACACGGATTTCTCTAAAGAGATCGGCGGAGAAAACGGAATTCCTCCGAAAGAAGTAGCCGATGAATTGCTTTTGGCTTTGGAGAAAAACCAATGGCGCGTTCCGGTGGGAATGTCTAAGGATTTTGTTCAGATTTCCAATTAA
- a CDS encoding MFS transporter translates to MEKYGNRWVQHSILLTAPLLTVLDVFIVNVAVPSIKKGLHASDGEIQLVIAAYLLGYASFQITGGRAGDYFGRKKVFFWGMVFFTLASCLCGLAATPFMLITARFFQGVSGGFMMPQALSYVQLLFPESKERTKAIGLIGITLGLASVLGQFLGGLFSDMQGAIEGWRYIFFINLPIGIVGLWATSRFLIETKINKTGKFDYSGVLILTIALGALIYPLTQGREMGWPLWSFVSIGMSVLLGVFFIRDQHRKQHAGKNSLIDLKLFRIRDFNLGLGIVSLHFMMHTSYLLIATIYFQNGLKLGAFETGLYFIWFGGFFTLSSLLSIKLVHAFGKPVIQFGVLMIITSLVLQSIYFRTTLDHVTFVLILSLYGLGGGLVLPSLMNIALRSIPSDLVGGASGVYNTIQQASSSIGICLVGGIFFYYISKTASATTAFHIGLYAEMCCAAGVFLLLLLVPNNIKK, encoded by the coding sequence ATGGAAAAATACGGTAATCGATGGGTGCAGCACAGTATTTTACTGACTGCACCTTTGTTGACGGTCCTGGATGTCTTTATTGTAAATGTAGCAGTTCCATCCATCAAAAAAGGATTGCATGCTTCGGATGGAGAAATCCAGCTGGTCATAGCAGCTTATTTGTTAGGATACGCTTCTTTCCAGATTACCGGGGGAAGAGCGGGAGATTATTTCGGTCGTAAAAAAGTATTCTTCTGGGGAATGGTGTTTTTTACGCTTGCATCCTGTTTGTGCGGTTTGGCTGCGACGCCTTTCATGCTGATTACCGCACGATTTTTCCAGGGAGTAAGCGGTGGATTTATGATGCCGCAGGCATTGTCCTATGTACAACTGCTTTTCCCGGAATCAAAAGAACGCACAAAAGCGATCGGGCTGATAGGAATTACATTGGGCCTGGCATCCGTCCTGGGACAGTTCCTGGGAGGTCTTTTCTCCGATATGCAGGGAGCAATTGAAGGCTGGCGTTACATTTTTTTTATCAATCTTCCGATCGGAATTGTTGGCCTGTGGGCAACAAGCCGGTTTTTGATAGAAACCAAAATCAATAAAACCGGGAAGTTTGATTATTCAGGAGTGTTAATACTGACCATTGCTCTCGGAGCTTTGATCTATCCCTTAACACAGGGTCGCGAAATGGGCTGGCCTTTGTGGAGTTTTGTTTCCATAGGAATGTCAGTGCTTCTAGGTGTCTTTTTTATCAGGGATCAGCACAGGAAACAGCACGCGGGAAAAAATTCGCTGATCGATCTGAAATTATTCCGTATCCGCGATTTTAACCTGGGTTTGGGAATCGTTTCCCTGCATTTCATGATGCACACTTCTTATTTGTTAATTGCGACCATTTATTTTCAGAACGGCTTGAAACTGGGAGCTTTTGAAACAGGACTTTATTTTATCTGGTTCGGGGGATTTTTCACGCTCTCTTCGCTGTTATCCATCAAACTGGTGCATGCCTTCGGTAAGCCGGTCATTCAGTTCGGAGTACTGATGATCATTACTTCACTGGTTCTCCAATCCATTTATTTCCGGACAACTTTAGACCATGTAACCTTCGTATTGATCTTATCGCTTTACGGTTTGGGAGGAGGATTGGTACTTCCTTCACTCATGAATATAGCATTGCGAAGTATCCCGTCTGATTTGGTGGGAGGTGCTTCCGGTGTCTACAATACCATCCAGCAGGCCTCTTCATCCATTGGTATCTGTTTGGTGGGAGGAATTTTCTTCTATTACATTTCAAAAACAGCATCTGCAACAACAGCATTCCATATCGGGCTTTATGCGGAAATGTGTTGTGCTGCCGGAGTATTCTTATTGCTTTTGCTGGTGCCGAACAACATAAAAAAATGA
- a CDS encoding PaaI family thioesterase, whose protein sequence is MEFTKQRERVYSWENPFEGVELSKGLSGMEYLLAIKNGQAPASPLINTLDFSLGELEEGKVSFYFEPQEFHYNPNGSVHGGVITAILDSAMGCTLHSLLPKGTVYTTLELKVNFLKRVHANSGVLTATGKMIHLGNSTALVEASLTDESGKKYAYAVSTCMLLRNDK, encoded by the coding sequence ATGGAATTTACAAAACAGCGCGAACGCGTATACTCCTGGGAAAACCCTTTTGAAGGAGTGGAATTGTCCAAAGGCCTTTCGGGAATGGAATACTTGCTGGCAATTAAAAACGGACAGGCGCCGGCTTCTCCGTTGATCAATACACTCGATTTTTCACTGGGTGAACTGGAAGAAGGAAAAGTGAGTTTCTATTTTGAACCGCAGGAATTTCATTACAACCCGAACGGAAGTGTACATGGCGGAGTCATCACGGCAATCCTCGATTCTGCCATGGGTTGCACGCTTCATTCGCTTTTACCGAAGGGAACCGTTTATACGACTTTGGAACTGAAAGTCAATTTCCTGAAAAGGGTACATGCCAATTCCGGGGTGCTCACTGCAACAGGAAAGATGATCCACCTGGGAAATTCAACGGCTTTGGTGGAAGCTTCATTAACGGATGAATCAGGTAAGAAATACGCATACGCCGTTTCGACCTGTATGCTGTTGAGAAACGATAAATAG
- the fabF gene encoding beta-ketoacyl-ACP synthase II: MKRVVITGMGTVNPLGKTVDEFWKNSVAGKSGAGMITRFDATHFKTRFACEIDGFDPEKYLTHAEIKRSDLFTQYALYAAAQALEDSGLELQKLDPFDVGVIWGTGQGGMGTFEEEVKNYVQTDFIPKFNPFFVPKLIANMASGMISIKFGLQGINYTTVSACATSNTALMDAFNYIRLGKAKVFISGGSEAPITEASVAGFNAMKAMSTNNEHPAEASRPFDSARDGFVMGEGAGTLILEEYEHAKQRGARIYAELVGASMTADAYHMTATHPEGLGAMKAMQLAMAEAQLNPDQIDYLNAHATSTSVGDLSEIAAIRAVFGENSSLSVSATKSMTGHLLGAAGAVEAILSIKSITEKLIPPTINLHQLDPAIPGQLDIVRNQAIEKNVKVAMSNTFGFGGHNGIVIFKEV; encoded by the coding sequence ATGAAAAGAGTAGTTATAACCGGGATGGGAACGGTAAATCCGTTGGGAAAAACGGTGGATGAATTTTGGAAAAACAGTGTGGCCGGAAAAAGTGGCGCGGGAATGATTACCCGTTTCGATGCAACGCATTTTAAAACACGGTTTGCCTGTGAAATCGATGGGTTTGACCCTGAAAAATACTTAACGCATGCGGAAATCAAGCGCAGTGATCTCTTTACACAATATGCATTGTATGCAGCAGCACAGGCTTTGGAAGATTCCGGGCTGGAACTGCAAAAATTGGATCCTTTCGATGTAGGTGTGATCTGGGGAACCGGTCAGGGCGGAATGGGTACTTTTGAAGAAGAAGTAAAGAACTACGTTCAAACAGACTTCATCCCCAAGTTCAATCCGTTCTTTGTTCCGAAACTCATCGCCAACATGGCCTCCGGGATGATCTCGATCAAGTTTGGTTTGCAGGGAATCAATTATACGACCGTTTCGGCCTGCGCCACTTCGAATACGGCTTTGATGGATGCCTTCAATTATATCCGTTTGGGAAAAGCCAAAGTGTTTATTTCCGGCGGATCGGAAGCACCGATTACAGAAGCTTCTGTTGCAGGATTTAATGCCATGAAAGCCATGTCGACGAATAATGAACATCCGGCAGAAGCCAGTCGCCCGTTTGACAGTGCCAGAGACGGATTTGTAATGGGAGAAGGGGCCGGAACACTGATTTTGGAAGAATACGAACACGCCAAACAGCGCGGAGCAAGGATTTATGCTGAATTGGTAGGAGCTTCCATGACCGCGGATGCTTATCACATGACAGCCACGCATCCCGAAGGTTTGGGAGCAATGAAAGCCATGCAACTGGCCATGGCCGAAGCACAACTCAATCCCGACCAGATTGATTACCTGAATGCTCACGCAACTTCAACTTCCGTCGGAGATTTAAGTGAAATTGCGGCTATTCGTGCTGTTTTCGGGGAGAATAGTTCGCTGAGTGTCAGCGCTACGAAATCCATGACAGGGCATTTGCTTGGGGCTGCCGGGGCCGTGGAAGCAATTCTTTCGATCAAGTCGATCACTGAGAAACTTATTCCGCCGACGATCAATCTGCATCAGCTGGATCCGGCAATTCCAGGTCAGTTGGACATTGTACGGAATCAGGCCATCGAAAAAAATGTAAAAGTAGCGATGAGTAATACCTTCGGTTTCGGCGGACATAACGGAATTGTGATTTTCAAAGAAGTCTGA
- a CDS encoding AraC family transcriptional regulator — translation MNGLLTLQEFYASILNKGTMEQFSHLSKMSHFNVFKRGQIQCARITELHRTDFHKISLVVGEGIIHFEDRKVPISGKTLVFYHRNVPHVWEPVSEDQQGYFCLFNSHFIETFLLDTVFRDTPLMNMIMNPVYPLSDAEARIFELIFERMHDEMEGDYEKKYEVIVHYLHLLLHETNKLCTLNGGDKKPQASVVLTALFMEMLERQFPIDSSDQSLSLKKPSDFAEKLSIHVNHLNRSIKEVTGRSTTEIISSRLANEAKALLRHTDSSVAEIAYTLGFEHPSNFNNFFKKQTRLTPKSFRAEI, via the coding sequence ATGAATGGGTTATTGACTTTACAGGAATTTTATGCCAGCATTTTGAACAAAGGAACAATGGAACAGTTTTCCCATTTGTCTAAAATGAGCCATTTCAATGTCTTTAAGCGCGGACAAATCCAGTGTGCACGTATTACGGAGCTTCACCGGACCGACTTTCATAAGATTTCCCTGGTGGTGGGTGAAGGAATTATTCATTTTGAAGACCGGAAAGTACCGATTTCAGGCAAAACACTGGTTTTTTACCACCGCAACGTGCCGCATGTCTGGGAACCGGTTTCCGAAGACCAGCAGGGATATTTCTGCCTGTTCAACAGCCATTTTATCGAGACATTTTTGCTGGACACGGTTTTCCGGGATACACCGCTCATGAATATGATCATGAACCCGGTTTATCCGTTGTCGGATGCGGAGGCCCGAATATTTGAACTGATTTTCGAGCGAATGCACGATGAAATGGAAGGCGATTACGAAAAGAAGTACGAAGTGATCGTTCATTATTTACACCTTTTATTGCATGAAACAAATAAGTTGTGCACGCTCAACGGAGGTGATAAGAAACCTCAGGCTTCCGTCGTATTAACCGCTTTATTCATGGAAATGCTGGAAAGACAATTCCCGATCGATTCTTCCGATCAATCCTTGTCACTGAAAAAACCAAGCGATTTTGCAGAGAAATTATCCATCCATGTCAATCACCTGAACCGTTCCATTAAGGAAGTAACGGGTAGAAGCACTACCGAGATTATTTCTTCCAGGTTGGCAAACGAAGCCAAGGCATTATTGCGCCATACAGATAGCTCTGTTGCTGAAATTGCCTACACATTGGGTTTCGAACATCCCTCCAATTTCAATAACTTTTTCAAGAAACAAACACGGCTAACTCCCAAATCGTTCAGAGCGGAGATTTAG
- a CDS encoding efflux RND transporter periplasmic adaptor subunit, which produces MIAKRTNHLLAALSLVLLSSCSSEEAPAPVGGIKPYQVLEIEQQNTTIETTYPAVLEGVENVDIHPKIDGFVEKIAVDEGQFVKKGQLLFTISAPQYEQLVRTARAAVKSSEAAVSVARLQVQKTKSLVDKNIVNKYELQEADLTLQTRLAELAQAEANLVNANVNLGYTRISSPVDGVIGSLTFKPGSLVSSNMTKPLTTVSNITNIYAYFSMNEKQLLEFIRNTKGADFKAKIANLPPVSLVLSDGSVYPEKGTIGSINGLIDQQTGAARIRATFSNKLNLLRSGGSAQIRIPQEISNGFLIPQRAVADIQGKKFVYIVGKGGTISMTNVEVMEATSGHFYIVTKGVKLKDSVVLEGIQFLKDGMKIKPVKADPKAIYAELNQQ; this is translated from the coding sequence ATGATTGCAAAAAGAACAAACCACTTATTGGCGGCACTGTCGCTGGTACTTTTATCTTCCTGTAGTTCGGAAGAAGCGCCTGCTCCGGTCGGCGGGATTAAACCATACCAGGTATTGGAGATCGAACAACAAAATACAACTATTGAAACAACTTATCCCGCAGTCTTAGAAGGAGTAGAGAATGTGGATATTCATCCTAAAATTGACGGATTCGTAGAGAAAATAGCGGTAGATGAAGGCCAGTTCGTGAAGAAAGGACAATTATTATTCACCATTTCCGCTCCGCAATACGAGCAATTGGTTCGCACGGCAAGAGCAGCCGTTAAAAGTTCAGAAGCAGCAGTAAGCGTGGCTCGTTTACAGGTTCAGAAAACCAAATCATTGGTAGACAAGAACATTGTAAATAAGTACGAATTGCAGGAAGCGGATCTGACCTTGCAAACGCGATTGGCCGAATTGGCACAGGCGGAAGCAAACCTGGTAAATGCCAATGTGAATTTGGGATATACCCGCATTTCAAGCCCGGTTGACGGGGTGATCGGAAGTTTGACTTTCAAGCCGGGAAGTTTGGTGTCGAGCAATATGACCAAACCGCTGACAACCGTTTCCAATATCACAAATATCTATGCGTATTTTTCCATGAATGAGAAACAGTTGTTGGAGTTCATCCGCAACACCAAAGGTGCGGATTTCAAAGCGAAAATTGCCAATTTACCACCAGTATCGCTGGTACTTTCCGACGGCTCCGTTTACCCGGAAAAAGGGACCATCGGTTCTATCAACGGATTAATCGATCAGCAAACGGGAGCGGCAAGAATCCGTGCTACCTTCTCCAATAAACTGAATTTATTGCGAAGCGGCGGAAGCGCTCAAATCCGTATCCCGCAGGAAATTTCAAATGGTTTCCTCATTCCGCAGCGTGCAGTTGCAGATATCCAGGGGAAGAAATTTGTCTACATAGTGGGCAAAGGCGGAACGATCAGCATGACCAATGTAGAAGTGATGGAAGCAACCAGCGGACATTTCTACATCGTGACAAAAGGAGTGAAACTGAAAGACTCCGTGGTGCTGGAAGGAATCCAGTTCCTGAAAGACGGAATGAAGATCAAGCCGGTGAAAGCCGATCCGAAAGCCATTTATGCAGAATTGAATCAACAATAA
- a CDS encoding efflux RND transporter permease subunit, giving the protein MFKKFIEKPVLSTVISVLIVILGILGLVAIPVSQYPDIAPPTVQVSASYQGANADVVLNNVVIPLEEQINGVEDMTYMTSTAGNDGTATITVYFKLGTNPDLAAVNVQNRVSRATSLLPAEVNRAGVVTTKRQASNLLIFNLYSEDSTYDQTFLQNYANINLIPQIKRIKGVGDATAFGLMDYSMRIWLKPDVMASYGLVPDDVNKALAEQNIEAAPGQFGEQGDQSYQYTIKYKGRLKEETEFSDIVIRVGEGGEVLRLKDIARIELGAQSYGSSVRVNGKFGLGVAVNQTAGSNAQEVIEGTLKVLDDAQASFPKGVKYTTIVNVNDFLDASIEKVFHTLIEAFILVFLVVFLFLQDFRSTLIPAISVPVAIIGTFFFLNLFGFSINLLTLFALVLAIGIVVDDAIVVVEAVHAKLDQGYKSSKKATIDAMDEITGAIVSITLVMAAVFVPVSFIQGSTGVFYKQFGLTLAISIILSAVNALTLSPALCALLLKPHKDTHGQKQTFMMRFNTAFNTSFGKLTDRYKRIVSFFSRKKWMVVAILLIFTGLLVWGMKTTPKGFVPAEDMGTIFSDITLAPGTSQERTEEVLTEIDNIVRSVPETKFTLRVVGRSIISGAGSSYGMVLARMKLWDERDRDVKTVIEELFKKTAHIKDAKIIFFSPPTIQGFGNTAGFEFQLQDKSGGDINEFNTVAQNFLGALAQRPEIQYATTSFNPNFPQYQIDVNVVKIKQAGMTMNDVMSVLQGYYGGVYASNFNKFGKQYRVIYQSEPGSRKNLESLNSIYVRNANGEMAPISEFITMKQVYGPQVISRFNLFTAIAVTGVPNKGFSSGDAMKAIEEVAQTSLPAGYSYEYSGLTREESAGGNQTLYIFLLVIVFVYFLLSAQYESYILPLAVLISLPIGLSGVFIFDKLFEVDNNIYTQITIVMLVGLLAKNAILIVEYAVERRRHGMSIVEAAVSGATARLRPILMTSFAFIFGLLPLMLSTGVGAAGNTSIGTGAVGGMLVGTLFGVLVIPILFIVFQRLQERVKPLQQEDETEEEIAH; this is encoded by the coding sequence ATGTTTAAGAAATTCATCGAAAAACCCGTATTATCTACGGTGATCTCGGTATTGATCGTGATTCTCGGAATTCTCGGCCTGGTAGCCATTCCGGTTTCGCAATACCCGGATATCGCACCGCCAACTGTCCAGGTTTCTGCTTCCTACCAGGGAGCGAACGCCGACGTGGTGCTCAATAACGTGGTTATTCCGCTCGAAGAACAAATCAACGGGGTGGAAGATATGACCTACATGACTTCTACTGCCGGAAACGACGGAACAGCAACCATCACGGTTTATTTCAAATTGGGAACAAATCCCGATCTGGCGGCTGTAAACGTGCAGAACCGTGTTTCACGGGCTACCAGTTTGCTTCCTGCCGAAGTAAACAGGGCGGGAGTTGTAACAACCAAACGCCAGGCGAGTAACTTGCTGATCTTTAACTTGTACAGTGAAGATTCAACTTACGACCAGACTTTCCTTCAAAACTATGCAAACATCAACCTGATTCCGCAGATCAAACGGATCAAGGGAGTCGGGGATGCAACGGCTTTCGGTTTGATGGACTATTCCATGCGTATCTGGCTGAAACCGGATGTGATGGCGAGTTACGGGCTTGTTCCTGATGACGTCAACAAAGCATTGGCCGAGCAAAACATCGAAGCTGCACCGGGACAATTCGGTGAACAGGGAGATCAAAGTTACCAGTACACCATTAAGTACAAAGGCCGTTTGAAGGAAGAAACCGAATTCAGCGATATCGTGATTCGCGTCGGAGAAGGAGGCGAAGTGTTGCGCCTGAAAGACATTGCACGCATCGAGTTAGGTGCTCAAAGTTATGGAAGTTCGGTTCGTGTGAACGGGAAATTCGGTCTGGGAGTTGCCGTAAACCAAACAGCAGGTTCGAACGCCCAGGAAGTAATCGAAGGAACTTTGAAAGTATTGGACGATGCACAGGCTTCTTTCCCGAAAGGTGTGAAGTATACAACTATCGTGAATGTTAACGACTTCCTCGATGCATCCATTGAAAAAGTATTCCATACGCTGATCGAAGCATTTATCCTGGTGTTCCTGGTAGTATTCCTGTTCTTACAGGATTTCCGTTCGACCTTAATTCCGGCGATCAGTGTTCCGGTAGCTATTATCGGTACATTCTTCTTCCTGAACCTCTTTGGTTTCAGTATCAACTTATTGACATTATTCGCCCTGGTACTGGCGATCGGTATTGTAGTGGATGACGCGATCGTGGTTGTGGAAGCCGTTCACGCAAAACTGGATCAGGGATACAAATCATCCAAAAAAGCAACCATTGACGCCATGGACGAGATCACCGGCGCAATCGTTTCCATCACATTGGTCATGGCCGCAGTGTTCGTTCCGGTAAGTTTTATCCAGGGATCTACGGGTGTTTTCTACAAGCAATTCGGGTTAACACTAGCCATTTCCATTATCCTTTCAGCTGTAAACGCATTGACCCTGAGTCCGGCTTTATGTGCTTTGTTATTGAAACCGCATAAAGATACACACGGTCAAAAGCAAACCTTTATGATGCGTTTCAATACGGCGTTCAATACGTCCTTCGGGAAACTAACCGATCGTTACAAGCGCATCGTTTCCTTCTTCAGCAGAAAGAAATGGATGGTGGTTGCAATCCTGTTGATCTTCACCGGCCTGTTGGTTTGGGGAATGAAAACCACCCCGAAAGGATTCGTTCCGGCAGAAGATATGGGAACTATTTTCTCCGATATCACGCTTGCTCCGGGAACCTCCCAGGAACGCACGGAAGAAGTACTGACGGAAATCGACAACATTGTACGTTCGGTTCCGGAAACCAAATTCACCCTGCGGGTAGTCGGCCGCTCCATCATTTCCGGTGCGGGTAGTTCCTACGGAATGGTATTGGCCCGCATGAAGTTGTGGGATGAACGCGACCGCGATGTGAAAACGGTCATTGAAGAGCTCTTCAAGAAAACAGCACATATCAAAGATGCGAAGATCATTTTCTTCTCCCCGCCGACCATCCAGGGATTTGGTAACACCGCCGGATTTGAATTCCAGCTGCAGGATAAATCGGGCGGAGATATCAACGAATTCAATACCGTTGCACAGAATTTCCTTGGCGCATTGGCACAAAGACCGGAGATCCAGTATGCAACAACTTCATTCAACCCGAACTTCCCGCAATACCAGATCGATGTGAACGTGGTGAAAATCAAGCAGGCAGGTATGACCATGAATGACGTAATGAGCGTCTTGCAGGGATATTACGGGGGAGTTTATGCATCCAACTTCAATAAGTTCGGAAAGCAATACCGCGTGATTTACCAGTCGGAACCCGGCAGCAGAAAAAACCTGGAAAGTTTGAATTCGATCTACGTAAGAAATGCAAACGGAGAAATGGCGCCGATCTCGGAGTTTATTACGATGAAACAGGTATACGGCCCGCAGGTGATTTCCCGCTTTAACTTGTTTACGGCAATTGCTGTTACCGGTGTACCGAACAAAGGATTCAGTTCCGGAGACGCTATGAAAGCCATTGAAGAAGTGGCGCAAACAAGCCTTCCGGCTGGATATTCCTACGAATATTCCGGTTTGACACGGGAAGAAAGTGCGGGTGGAAATCAGACTTTGTACATCTTCTTGCTGGTAATCGTATTCGTTTACTTCCTGTTAAGTGCACAATACGAAAGTTACATCCTGCCGCTTGCGGTATTGATCTCTCTTCCGATCGGTTTATCCGGAGTATTCATCTTCGATAAGCTGTTTGAAGTAGACAACAACATCTATACACAGATTACGATCGTAATGCTCGTGGGATTATTGGCGAAAAATGCCATCCTGATCGTGGAATACGCAGTGGAAAGAAGAAGGCACGGAATGAGCATCGTTGAAGCAGCGGTAAGCGGTGCGACTGCTCGTTTAAGACCGATCTTGATGACCTCTTTTGCATTCATTTTCGGGTTGTTGCCGCTGATGCTTTCAACCGGGGTTGGGGCAGCAGGAAACACTTCCATCGGAACGGGAGCTGTAGGAGGAATGCTGGTAGGAACACTTTTCGGAGTACTCGTTATCCCGATCCTGTTCATTGTATTCCAGCGTTTGCAGGAAAGAGTGAAACCTTTGCAACAGGAGGATGAAACAGAAGAAGAAATCGCACACTAA
- a CDS encoding efflux transporter outer membrane subunit, protein MKKNHIIHTVLFAGILLVSSCVTTRYERPEMNTANLYRDNTSEDTTSMADLEWKKLFSDPVLHDLIEKGLANNLNLKQAVERINISQAYLKQSKMAFLPSLQLDITSTDAKQSGRAINAPAGFIKLTTHTNRIQLGTSWEADIWGKLRSAKRGAIAGMLQSDASKRAVQTQLIADIANTYYNLLAFDMQLKITQETIELRKKEVETLTALQESGKVTSAEVLQSQANQYAAEVMVPELQNQIWQAENLLNYLLARGPEKISRATLEEQVIYTDLRLGVSSQLLKNRPDVQEAEYAFIQAFENTNVAKTYFYPSLTLTANGGFASFKIQDLFSQSIFYNIIGGLTQPIFNRGQNKARLRTAKAEQQIAFYNFQDVILRSGMEVSNALYAYQNATERERIRKLQIESLTTAVENTQELLSNRNETNYTDVLSSEQNLIAAQMNGINDKLSQLQSVVNLYRALGGGWK, encoded by the coding sequence ATGAAAAAGAATCACATTATACATACCGTTCTATTCGCAGGTATCCTTCTTGTTTCAAGTTGTGTGACTACGCGCTATGAACGTCCGGAAATGAATACCGCGAATTTGTACCGCGATAACACATCGGAAGACACTACTTCCATGGCCGACCTGGAATGGAAAAAACTGTTTTCAGATCCGGTTTTGCATGATTTAATTGAAAAAGGGCTGGCAAACAACCTGAACCTGAAACAAGCCGTGGAGCGCATCAATATCAGTCAGGCATATTTGAAACAAAGTAAAATGGCCTTTTTGCCAAGTTTGCAATTGGATATTACTTCCACGGATGCGAAGCAATCCGGTCGTGCGATCAATGCACCGGCTGGTTTTATTAAACTCACGACGCATACAAACCGCATTCAATTGGGAACATCCTGGGAAGCGGACATCTGGGGAAAACTGAGAAGTGCGAAACGCGGGGCAATTGCAGGAATGCTGCAAAGTGATGCTTCCAAACGCGCTGTTCAAACCCAATTGATTGCAGACATTGCCAATACGTATTACAACCTGCTGGCTTTTGATATGCAGTTGAAAATTACGCAGGAAACCATCGAATTGCGCAAGAAAGAAGTGGAAACACTGACCGCTTTGCAGGAATCCGGGAAAGTGACCAGTGCAGAAGTACTGCAAAGTCAGGCAAACCAGTATGCGGCAGAAGTCATGGTGCCGGAATTGCAAAACCAGATCTGGCAGGCAGAAAACCTGTTGAACTACCTCCTGGCACGTGGCCCGGAGAAAATTTCCCGTGCTACGCTGGAGGAGCAAGTGATCTACACCGACCTGCGTTTGGGAGTTTCTTCCCAATTATTGAAAAACAGGCCGGATGTACAGGAAGCGGAATATGCCTTTATCCAGGCTTTTGAAAACACGAACGTGGCAAAGACTTATTTCTATCCGTCATTAACCCTCACGGCAAACGGAGGATTTGCAAGTTTCAAAATCCAGGACCTGTTCAGTCAGTCCATTTTCTATAACATCATTGGTGGTTTAACCCAGCCGATATTTAACAGAGGTCAGAACAAAGCGCGTTTGAGAACAGCGAAGGCGGAGCAGCAGATTGCATTCTACAATTTCCAGGATGTGATTTTGCGAAGTGGGATGGAAGTCTCAAACGCGCTTTATGCCTACCAGAATGCCACGGAAAGAGAGCGTATCCGTAAATTGCAGATCGAATCCCTGACTACGGCCGTAGAAAACACGCAGGAATTGCTGAGCAACCGCAACGAAACCAATTATACGGATGTATTGAGCTCCGAACAAAACCTGATTGCTGCCCAAATGAACGGTATCAATGACAAGTTGAGCCAGTTGCAATCCGTTGTGAATTTGTACAGGGCACTTGGAGGAGGCTGGAAATAA